The DNA region CCCGCACCACGCCCGTCGACGGCAGGCTTCCCCTTCGCATACCCGCTGTTCGGAGCCATACGGACTGCGGCGCCAGCTGTCAGGACGGCGCGGGAGCGGAACACCAAGGTCACACCGGTGCAACGTCTCGGAACCACACCGGAGCGTCAGGGCCACACCAGCGCGTCAGGGCCCACCGGAGCGTCAGGACCGCACCAGAGCGGCGCGCCTGACCACACCGGAGCGGCACGCGGCCGTCAACGCTCCGGCATGCCGTCCCGGACGGGTTCCAGGAATCCCTCCTCGACCAGCGACCGGATCGCCTGGGGCGTACGGTCACGCAGCAGCACCGGGTCCTCGGCCATCAGCTGCGCGATCGCGTCCAGGATCCGCCCGGCGGGCAGCGAGCCGTCACACACTCCCGCGAACCCCGCCCCGACCGAGTCGACCTTGGTCGCCCTCCGCATGCCGCGGTGCTGACGCAGCACCACATGTTCAGGGTCCTCGGCACCGGGAAGGCCGACCTGCTCCTGCACGACCTCCTCGGCAAGGGTGAAGTGAGCCGCGAGCAGCGCCGCGTCGTCGTGCTCGCGCAGGTAGTCCTGGCGCGCGAAGTGGGCTTCCACGGCAGCACCGAGCGGCTGCTCCACCGGGTGCGCCCACTCCTCGGCGACGACCGAAGGACGCCCGGCGGCCGCGGCGGCGGATTTCCTGAGCGTGATCCAGCCGAACCCGACGGCCTTGGTGTGACGGGCCTCGAACTCGTCCAGCCATGCCTCGTACCGCTCGGTATACGCACCGGGGTCCGCACGGTGGTCACCGCTGTCGCGCAGCCACAGCTCGGTGTACTGCGTGACGTCCTGCACCTCGCGCTGCACGATCCAGGCGTCGCACCCCCGCGGCACCCAGGAGCGCACCCGGTCCTGCCACTCCTCGCCCTCCACGTGCTGCCAGTTGGCGAGGAACTGTGCGTAGCCCCCCTCGTTCAGCCGGTTGCCTGCCTGCTCCACGAGGGTCCGGCACAGGTCGTCGCCGCCCATGCCGCCGTCGCGGTAGGTGAGCCGC from Streptomyces sp. NBC_01754 includes:
- a CDS encoding class I SAM-dependent methyltransferase, which translates into the protein MSTTSLPASARTPRLREALLAADFTADGLLERLGAPAYAALARSETVPALRATRGDSPLDMLVRLFLLQRSVPSALAAGALPLEECVEDGWLVEEGEEVRAAVDVRPYGGPEGQDWFIVSDLGCAVGGAGGIGSHEEGVVLGVGGASTTLAGITVRRSVTSALDLGTGSGIQALHAAQHATQVTATDVNPRALDFTRLTLALSGAAPADLREGSLFEPVGGLTYDLIVSNPPFVISPGARLTYRDGGMGGDDLCRTLVEQAGNRLNEGGYAQFLANWQHVEGEEWQDRVRSWVPRGCDAWIVQREVQDVTQYTELWLRDSGDHRADPGAYTERYEAWLDEFEARHTKAVGFGWITLRKSAAAAAGRPSVVAEEWAHPVEQPLGAAVEAHFARQDYLREHDDAALLAAHFTLAEEVVQEQVGLPGAEDPEHVVLRQHRGMRRATKVDSVGAGFAGVCDGSLPAGRILDAIAQLMAEDPVLLRDRTPQAIRSLVEEGFLEPVRDGMPER